A region from the Thalassophryne amazonica chromosome 2, fThaAma1.1, whole genome shotgun sequence genome encodes:
- the rpl12 gene encoding 60S ribosomal protein L12 isoform X2 yields the protein MRCTGGEVGATSALAPKIGPLGLSPKKVGDDIAKATGDWKGLRITVKLTIQNRQAAIEVVPSASALIIKALKEPPRDRKKVKNIKHSGSVSFEEIVNIARVMRPRSIARELSGTIKEILGTAQSVGCTVDGRPPHDVIDDINSGKVECPSE from the exons ATGAGGTGCACCGGAGGAGAGGTTGGCGCGACCTCTGCACTGGCCCCCAAAATCGGCCCACTGGGTCTG TCTCCAAAGAAAGTTGGTGACGATATTGCCAAGGCCACCGGTGACTGGAAGGGCCTCAGGATCACAGTGAAGCTGACCATCCAGAACAGACAAGCAGCG ATCGAGGTGGTTCCGTCTGCGTCTGCACTGATCATCAAAGCTCTGAAGGAGCCTCCTCGTGACAGGAAGAAAGTCAAAAACA TCAAGCACAGTGGGAGTGTGAGCTTCGAGGAGATTGTCAACATCGCTCGCGTCATGAGGCCTCGCTCCATCGCCAGGGAGCTCTCAG GAACAATCAAGGAGATCCTGGGAACGGCTCAGTCTGTAGGCTGCACAGTCGACGGGCGTCCTCCTCATGATGTCATCGATGACATTAACAGTGGCAAGGTTGAGTGTCCGTCTGAGTAA
- the rpl12 gene encoding 60S ribosomal protein L12 isoform X1: MPPKFDPNEIKIVYMRCTGGEVGATSALAPKIGPLGLSPKKVGDDIAKATGDWKGLRITVKLTIQNRQAAIEVVPSASALIIKALKEPPRDRKKVKNIKHSGSVSFEEIVNIARVMRPRSIARELSGTIKEILGTAQSVGCTVDGRPPHDVIDDINSGKVECPSE, encoded by the exons ATGCCTCCAAAATTTGATCCCAACGAGATTAAAATTG TGTACATGAGGTGCACCGGAGGAGAGGTTGGCGCGACCTCTGCACTGGCCCCCAAAATCGGCCCACTGGGTCTG TCTCCAAAGAAAGTTGGTGACGATATTGCCAAGGCCACCGGTGACTGGAAGGGCCTCAGGATCACAGTGAAGCTGACCATCCAGAACAGACAAGCAGCG ATCGAGGTGGTTCCGTCTGCGTCTGCACTGATCATCAAAGCTCTGAAGGAGCCTCCTCGTGACAGGAAGAAAGTCAAAAACA TCAAGCACAGTGGGAGTGTGAGCTTCGAGGAGATTGTCAACATCGCTCGCGTCATGAGGCCTCGCTCCATCGCCAGGGAGCTCTCAG GAACAATCAAGGAGATCCTGGGAACGGCTCAGTCTGTAGGCTGCACAGTCGACGGGCGTCCTCCTCATGATGTCATCGATGACATTAACAGTGGCAAGGTTGAGTGTCCGTCTGAGTAA